The DNA region AAGCTCTCCGCGCAGTCGCCACCCTGGAGCAGGAAGGCCTGGCCCGCGGCGACGCGCGCGAGCGACGCCTTCAGCTTGCGGGCCTCACCGGCAAAAACGAGCGGCGGAAAGCTCGCGATCTGCGACTCGACGGCACCCAGGGCGGTGGCGTCCGGATAGGCCGGGACCTGCTCGATCGGCAGATGCCTCCAGCTCTTCGGTGTCCAACGCTCGCCCATGACCTCTCTCCGCGCACCCCTTCGTGCGATCGCGCCCTACGCGCGAAGCGCGGCTTATAGAGAGGTTCCCGCGGACATGCGAGTGCCGCGCGACGGGGGGCAGGCGCGTCCCGAAGTCAGGTCTCGCGCCAAGTTTCGCGTCAGGCCTCGCCGTCCTCGACCTCGATCCCGTGCTCGGCCAGGATCCAGAAGATCGCCTCCAGATCCTCGGCTGAGACGTCCCGGGGCGGCAGCGCCTCCTCCAAGTCGTCGTAGGTCAGGTTGCGGCTGCGCTGCGCCTCCGCCTTGGCGAGGAGGCGGTCGATCGCCTGCCGGATGTCCGGCGAGAGGGCCTCGTGGCTCGGCGGCCGGTGGAAGGCCGGCCGCAGGGCGTCCTCCAGCAGGCCGTCGATGATTGCCTGCCGCCGCGCGTGCGCGTCGTCCTCGCGTCGTCCCTTGCCGGTGCCCTGCTTGCCCATGCCCCTGATATGGCTCGGTCAAGCACCGCGTCGAGCCCCGGCCGCGCGGAGGTCTCAGCCGACGCCGACCGGGTGCTTGGTGACTTCCGGGACCCGCATGGTCACGAGTTCCTCGGCGGCGGTCGGGTGGACCGCGATGGTCCGGTCGAAATCCGCCTTGGTGGCGCCCATGGTGACCGCGATCCCCACCGCCTGGATCACTTCCCCGGCATCGTGGCCGAAGATGTGGACGCCCACTACCCGGTCGCTGGCGCAGTCGACCAGCACCTTCATGAGGATCCGCTCCTCGCGGCCGGACAGGGTCGCCTTCATCGGGCGGAAGCGCGCCTTGTAGACGTCGATCCTGCCGTAGATCGCGCGGGCGGCCGCCTCGTTGTGGCCGACGACCCCGATCTCGGGGGTCGAGAACACCGCGGTCGGGATCAGGCGATGATCGACGCAGGCGGGCCTGCCGCCGTAGACCGTGTCGGCGAAGGCGTGGCCCTCCCGGATCGCCACCGGCGTCAGGTTGGCGCGGTTGGTCACGTCGCCCACCGCGTAGATCGACGGGACCTGGGTCTGCGAGTAGGCATCGACCGGGATCGCGCCGGCGGCGTCGGTCGCGATGCCGACCCGGTCGAGGCCGAGGCCCTCGACGTTCGGCCGCCGGCCCGTGGCGACGAGCACCTGATCCACCGGGATCTCGCTGCCGTCGTCGAGCTGCGCGCACAGCCCGTCGTCCCGGCGCTCGACGCGCCGCAGCGTGCGCCCGAGCCGCAGGTCCATCCGCTGGCCGTAGGCCTCGGCCAGGGCGTCGCGGATCTCGTCGTCGAACCCGCGCAGCAACCTGTCGCCCCGGTGCAGCAGCGTCGTGCGGCTGCCCAGCGCGGCGAAGACGCCCGCGAACTCCACCGCGATGTAGCCGCCGCCGATCACCAGGATCCGCTCCGGGAGGCTCTCCAGCTCGAACACCTCGTTAGAGGTGATCGCCAGGTCGATTCCCGGTACCGCCGGCTCCTTCACGGGATGCGCGCCGACCGCCACCAGGATCCGCTCGGCGCGGACCGCGCGGCCGGACGCGACGAGGCGGACCGTGTGGGGATCCTCGATCACCGCCCGCTCGGGCACGATCTCGACGCCGGCGCGGATCAGGTTGGCGTCGTAGATTCCCTCGAGCCGGGTCACCTCCGCGTCGCGCCGCGTCTTGAGGGTACCCCAGTCGAAGCGGGGCTTCTCCAAGGTCCAGCCGAAGCCCGCGGCGTCCTCGAACTCGTCGGCGAAGCGGCCGGCATAGACCATCAGCTTCTTGGGGACGCAGCCGCGGATCACGCAGGTGCCGCCCACCCGGTACTCCTCGGCCAGCATCACCCGCGCGCCGTACCCGGCCGCGATCCGCGCCGCGCGGACACCACCGGACCCGCCGCCGATGACGAAGAGGTCGACGTCGAACACGCTCATGCCGGACCGTCCCGCTCGGATCTCTCGGGCGCGCCGGCCGCGGAGGCCGCGCGCATCCAGGTGATGGCAGCGCCGAGCCCCGCCGTCCACCACGCGGCCCAGCCGTTGTGCTCGACGAAGGCGATCGCCGCCGCGCAGGCCACGAGGCCGAGGGCCGCGGCGCGGTCCGGCCGCGGCAGGGGCGCGATCCGGGCGAGCAGCAGCAGCAGCGTCAGGGCCGCGAGGATCGCGCCGGGCAGGCCGAGCTCGGCCCAGACCTGCAGGAAGCTGTTGTGCGCGTGCCCGACCCCGAGGAGGACGCGCATCTCGGGCGGCACCGTCCGCGCCACGGGCGTCTCGGCGAAGCGCGCGCTGGTGCCGGCGCCCGCGCCGCGCCAGGGATCGGCCGCCACCGCGGCCCCGAAGCTGCGCGCGATCGCGACCCGGGCCCGGGACGATGACTGGACGAGGCGCTCGTGGGCGGCCTCCGGCATGGCGCGGGCGAGGAGGTCGCCCTCGACCGGGGCCAGCGCCACCGCGAGACCGAGACCGAGGCCGGCGAGGCCCAGGCCGACCCGCGGCGGCAGCAGCCGCGCCAGGGTGGCCATCGCGGCGCCCGCCAAGAGGCCGAGCTGGGCGGCGCCGCTGATCGAGCGGAGCACGCCGAGGCCCGCCAAGGCGAGGGTCGCGGCGGCGAGGCCGCGCGCGCGGCCTTTCCAGAGGACGAGGGCCAGCGGGCCGGCCACGAGGTCGAGTGTCAGGGCGGGCCGGTTGTGCACGAAGGCGGCGACCCGGCGCCCGAGCGCGCGCTCCAGGGCGAGACCGGAGGCGAGATCCACCGCGATCACGAGGCCTGCGAGCCCGATCGCGATCGCGCCGAGCCGCGGCGCGAAGGCCGGGATCCGGCCGGGCGCCAGGCAGGCCAGCAGGTACGCGGCGAGCAGCGTCGGGAGGAACTCGCCCAGCACCCGCAGGGAGGCGTCGGGGAACGGGCTCCAGGCCAGGGAGATCAGCGTCCAGGCCAGGAAGGCGAGCGCCGCAACGGCGAGCGGCGTCCGCAGCGGCCTCAGCAGCGCGCCGCGCAGGGCGGACGCGTTCTCCGCCCAGCGCCCGGCCAGGAAGGCGAGTGCTGCCAGCCCGACGACCAGCGGGCTCGACCGGTTGGCGAGCACCATGGCGAGTGGCATGGCCGCGAGGAGCGCGCCGCCCGCCGCGTACATGCGGCCGGCCGCGCTCACGGACGAACTCTCACGGCCATCGGCCCGCAAGAGCGGCCGCCCTCACTGCAGCTGGTGCCCGCGCTTGCCCATCTCGGCGCGGACGCGGACCATGACGTACTCCGAGACGTCCTGCGTCCAGTCCTGCATCTCCTGCACCATCTCGTCGAGGAGCTGCGGCTGCGCCTCGACGTAGTGCTTGCCGGCGGGCGAGCGGAAGAAGGTCGCGATCTCCTTCAGCTCGGTCTCGGAGAACTTCGACGCGTAGGTGCGCGCCGCGATGTCGATCATGCGCTGCTTTTGCAGCTCCATCTCCGGCTGCAGCGAGGCCAGGACCTCGTCGAGATCCTTGGACAGCTCGGGGCGGGTGACGGCCTGCTTGCGGATCTGGTCGGCGAAGGCGGGCAGCACCGAGTCGAACGACCGGGCGATGCCGGAGCTGAGCATCACCTCGCGGGCCAGGGCGAGGTGGGCCGGCGTGTAGGTGGCCGCGGCCGGGCCGTTGGCCGCGGGGGTGCCAGGGGCCGGGGCGCTCGGCTGCGCCGCCGGCTTGGCCGACCCGGCCTTCTGCGGCTGCGCGGCCGCCGCGTGGGGGAGCGCCAGGAGCGCGAGGCCGAGCGCGAGGCTGAGCGCGAGGCCTGGCACGGCGGTGAGGCGACGGGACATGCTGGACTTTCTTGCGAGGATGGCCGGCGATGGAGGGCGGCGCCTCAGGCGAGGCTGCCGAGAACGGTGACCTCGGCCTGCCCGTCCCGCGCCGCCGCCAGGATCGCGGCGTCGGCGATGCCGAGGAACAGGCCGTGCTCGACGACGCCGGGCACGGCCCAGAGGGCGCCGCTGAGGGCCTCCGGATCGGGAATCGCGCCGAGGCGCGCGTCGAGGATGTAATGGCCCCCGTCGGTGACCAGGGGCTTGCCATCGGTCCAGGCGCGCAGCCGGACGTCACCGGAGCAGCCGGCCCCCGCGACCGCCGCCTCGACGGCCCGGTGCGTGGCCTTGAGTCCGAAGGGATTGACCTCGATCGGGAGCGGGAAGGCGCCGAGCCGTGCCACGTGCTTGGCCGCGTCGGCGATCACCACCATGCGGCGGCTCGCGCAGGCGACGATCTTCTCGCGCAGGAGCGCCGCGCCGCCGCCCTTGATCAGGCGCAGACGGTCGTCGACCTCGTCGGCGCCGTCGATCGTCAGGTCGAGCTCGGACTGCTCGTCCAGGGTCGCGAGGCGGATACCCAGGCTCTCGGCCTGCGCGCGCGTGGCCTCGGAAGTCGGGACGCCGACGATGTCGAGGCCGGCGCGGACGCGCTCGCCGAGGAGCGACACGAAGGCCGCCGCCGTGGAGCCGGTGCCGAGGCCGAGTCGCATGCCCGGCTCGACGAGGTCGAGGGCGCGGGCGGCCGCGGCCCGCCGCAGGTCCGGCCCGCTCACCGGGACACCGCCCGGTCGGCGAGGGGGAGCGAGGGAGCGCGGGTCATGGGCAGCCGGTCTTTCCGTGAGCGTCGGGCGGCCCGTAGCACGGGACCGGGCCGACCGGAACGCCCGCGCCCGCACGGCCGCGTCACGGACGGCCGCCCTGTGTCGGGGTGGCGCTGGCGCCGGCGCGACCGGGGGCCGGACCGGTGAGCGGCGCGTCGGACGCGCCCTCGGCGCCCGGTTTGCCCTGCTGGGTGCAGACGACCTGCTCCTTCTTCACCAGCACGAAGCAGATGCTCATCTCGCCGGTCCGGTAGTTCACCCGGAAGACGCCGGCCTCGCGGGTGTGTCGGCTCGCGACCAGTCCGTATTCCGACGGGGTCTGCGGCCCTGCGCCCTCCCCCGGCCCGAAGCAGACCGTCTGGCCGATGCCGCCCGCCGTCTCCTGGAGCCCGTACTGGCAGGAGGTCACCTCCCCGGTCACCTTGTCGACCCTGTACATCCGATTCAGGTCGGTTTGCGGAGCGGGGACGAACTCGAAGGAGGTCGCGGCCGCCGGCAGGGCTTGCAGCGCGGCGCAGGCGGCCAGGAGGGGCAGGGAGAGTTTCATCGCGGGTCCCGGGGCTGGTACGCGCTGCGTTTCGCTGCGCTTTCGGGCGAGTCTGGGGCGCCCGGTGAGACGATCCGCGCGTCCGCCGTGCCGCGCCGGTCGGCTTGCCCCGGGTCGTCGGCCCCGATAGCGACGCCATTCGCGATCCCGCCGAGCACGGAGCCCCCGACGCATGTCCACCGAACCGACGCGCAAGCCCCCGATCGCCGTGTTCGACCTGGACGGGACGCTGGCGGAGACCGCGGGCGACCTCATCGGCACCCTCAACGTGCTGATGAAGCGCGAGGGGCTGGCCGAGCTGCCCCTCTCGCAGGCGCGCGGGCTGATCGGCGCCGGCGCCCGGGCGCTCATCCGGCGGGGCTTCGAGGTCGAGGGGCGGCCGCTCTCGCCGGAGGACCACGACCGCCTGTTCGACGCCTTCATCGACCATTACGGGGCGCATCTCGCCGACACCTCCCACCTCTTCCCGGGCGTGGTCGAGGCGCTCGACGCCCTCGAGGCGGCGGGCTTCCAGCTGGCGGTCTGCACCAACAAGTACGAGGGGCAGTCGGTCGAGCTGCTGCGCCTCCTGGGGATCGGCCACCGCTTCGCGGCGATCTGCGGCCGGGACACCTTCCCGCAATCCAAGCCCGACCCTCGCCACCTGACCGGCACGATCGAGCGCGCCGGCGGCGATCCGGCCCGCGCCGTCATGGTGGGCGATTCCCGGACCGACATCGACACCGCCAAGGCTGCCGGCATCCCGGTGGTGGCGGTCACCTTCGGCTACACCGACCGGCCGGTGGCCGAGCTCGGGCCCGATCGGGTGATCGAGCACTTCTCGGAGCTGGCCGAGGCGGTCGGCGCGCTCGTGCCGGCGGCCTGACCTCTCAGCGCAGCCACGCCTTCAGCCGCGCCGCCGCCTCGCGGCACTCGGTCTCCGAGCCCGCGAAGGAGAAGCGGACGTGGTGGTTGCCCACGTCCGGGTCGAAGTCGAGGCCGGGCGTCGCCGCGACGTGCGCCTCGTCGAGCATGCGCCGGCAGAAATCCGATGCGTCGTTGGTCAGGTTCGAGACGTCCGCGTAGAGGTAGAAGGCGCCGTCGGCCGGGTGCACGCGGCCGAGGCCGAGGCCCGGCAGCGCGTCCAGCAGGATCGCGCGGTTGCGGGCGTAGCCGTCGCGGACGGCGTCGAGCTCCTCGGTGGCGTCGAAGGCCGCCAGCGCGCCGAGCTGCGACAGGTACGGCGCCGAGATGTAGAGGTTCTGCGCCAGCCGCTCGATCGGGCGGACCAGCGCCTCCGGCACGACCATCCAGCCGACGCGCCAGCCGGTCATGCAGTGATACTTCGAGAACGAGTTGATCACGACGGCGTCGGGGTCGAAGCGCAGGGCCGTGACCGTGGGCTCGCCGTAGCTGAGGCCGTGATAGATCTCGTCGGAGATCAGCGGCAGGCCGAGGCCGCGCGCCGCCGCGCAGAGATCCCGTAGGGTGCCCGCCGTGATCACCGTGCCGGACGGATTGGCCGGGCTCATCACCAGCGCCCCGGCGACCGGCGCGCGGGCGTGGGTCTCGCGCAGGAGCGCGGCGGTCGGCGCGAAGCGGTCCTCGGCGCGCAGCACCATGGGCGCCGGCACGAGGTCGAGGGCGGCCAGGATGCTGCGATAGGCCGGATAGCCCGGCTGCGGCACGGCGACCCGGGCACCAGAATCGAACAGGCTCATGAAGGCGAGCACGAAGCCGGCCGAGGATCCGGTGGTGATCACCACCCGTTCCGGGCTCACCGCGACGCCGTGCCGCTCCGCGTAGTCCTGTGCGATGCGGGCGCGCAGGGACGGCAGGCCCAGGGCCTCGGTGTAGGGGACGCGGCCCGCGGCGAGCGCCGTCTGCGCGGCCGCGATCACAGCCCGTGGCGCCGGCGCCGAAGGCTGGCCGACCTCCATCCGAACCACGTCGCTGCCCGCCCGCGCCTTGGCGGCGGCGGCGGCCATGACATCCATCGCGAGGAACGGCTGGACGGCGGCGGCGCGCCGAGAGATCGGGATCATGAGGGTCTGCTCTGCGCCAAACGAAGCTGGCGCCCCGGGGGTTAGACGCTCGCGGTCCCTGCCTCAAGCCGGAGCCGGGCTCGGCCGCCCGTCCCCGCGACAGTGGGGCCGTCGATCCGCGAGGGCGTTCCTGGGTCGGCTCGACAGGCGGCGCGGTGCCACGGTCGGGGAACGCTGCCGCGCCGCTCGCCGCGGTCACGGCGGGATTTGACCGGACGCCGCGAAAACGCCTAACCCAGCCCCTACCGCTCGCGCCACGCGCGGGCCGGCCCGCCGCGCAAGCGAGGATCTATGCCCTTCTTCCGTCCCCTGCCCGCGCTGGTCCTGGCGCTCGGCCTCGTCGCTGTCCCCGCCCTCGGGCAGACCGCGACGCCCCCCGCCGCGCCGTTCACGGACGCGCAGCGCGCCGGCATCGAGGCGATCGTCAAGGACTACCTGATCAAGCATCCCGAGGTGCTTCAGGAGGCTCTCGCGGAGGCGGAGAAGCAGCAGGCCGAGACGCAGCGCCTCGCCCAGGCCGCCGCCCTCAAGGAGTCGCGCGAGGCTCTCATCAACGGTCCCCACGACGTCGTCGCGGGCAACCCGTCGGGCGACGTCACGCTGGTCGAGTTCTTCGACTACAATTGCGGCTACTGCCGCAAGGCGCTGGGCGACCTCCAGGCGCTGATCAAGTCAGACCCGAAGCTGCGGGTCGTCATCAAGGACTTCCCGGTGCTCGGCCCGGAATCGCTGGAGGCCAGCCAGGTCGCCGTCGCGGTGCGCCAGCAGCTGAAGGGCGACAAGCTGTTCGAGTTTCATCAGAAGCTCCTGGAGACCAAGGGCCGGGTGAACGGCGCCCGGGCGATCCAGGTCGCCAAGGATATGGGCGTCGACACCGCCAAGCTGCAGAAGGACATGGCGTCCCCCGAGGTGAAGGCCGCGCTCAGCGAGAATCGCGGTCTCGGCGACCGCCTGGGCCTCTCGGGCACGCCGGCCTTCATCATCGGCGACGAGGTGATCCCGGGCGCCGTCGGCGTCGAGCCGATGCGCAAGACCATCGCCGACGTGCGCCAGTGCGGCCACGCCTCCTGCTGAGCTGACGGATCGGGCCGAGGAACCCCGAAGGCGGTCCGCGCAGCCTTGTCGCGCCGGGGCGCCTTCGTCTAAGAGCCGCCAGCCGCAGGGCCGCGGTGGGGGTCCAGGGCCGAGCCCGGATAGACGCACCGACGTGCCGCGAGACGAAGTAGGCCGGATGCCAAAGAACGACGCCATCGATCCCGAACTCGTGCGCGAGCTCGCCAACCTCGTGACCGAGACCGGCCTGTCCGAGATCGAGGTCGAGAAGGGCGACCTGCGCATCCGCGTCGCGCGGCGCCTCGAACCCGTGAGCGTGCAGGTCGCTGCGCCGACCCCCCTCGCAGCCGTCGCCCCGCCGGCGGCGGCGCCCGCCGCGTCGTCCCCCCTCGCCCCGGCCGAGCCGGCGCGCGCGCAGCCCGGCACCGTGCCCTCGCCGATGGTCGGGACCGCCTATCTCCGGCCCTCGCCCGACGCCAAGGCGTTCGTGGACGTCGGCTCCAAGGTCGAGGTCGGCGACAAGCTGCTGCTCATCGAGGCGATGAAGACCTTCAACGAGATCGTGGCGCCCCGCGCCGGCACGATCAGCGCCATCTTCGTCGAGGACGGTCAGCCGGTCGAGTTCGGCGAGGCCCTGCTCGTCATCACCTAGGACGTCCGCCGGGCGCTCGTCGCCCAGTCCCGGACGACGCCGCAACACGAGAGGATAGAGCATCCTGCGCGGTCCGGGATCGCCAGGATGCCCTAACGGGTCCGATGTTCGACAAGATCCTGATCGCGAACCGCGGCGAGATCGCCCTGCGCATCCTGCGGGCGGCGAAGGAGC from Methylobacterium sp. NMS14P includes:
- a CDS encoding RNA polymerase sigma factor region1.1 domain-containing protein, encoding MGKQGTGKGRREDDAHARRQAIIDGLLEDALRPAFHRPPSHEALSPDIRQAIDRLLAKAEAQRSRNLTYDDLEEALPPRDVSAEDLEAIFWILAEHGIEVEDGEA
- the gor gene encoding glutathione-disulfide reductase; translation: MSVFDVDLFVIGGGSGGVRAARIAAGYGARVMLAEEYRVGGTCVIRGCVPKKLMVYAGRFADEFEDAAGFGWTLEKPRFDWGTLKTRRDAEVTRLEGIYDANLIRAGVEIVPERAVIEDPHTVRLVASGRAVRAERILVAVGAHPVKEPAVPGIDLAITSNEVFELESLPERILVIGGGYIAVEFAGVFAALGSRTTLLHRGDRLLRGFDDEIRDALAEAYGQRMDLRLGRTLRRVERRDDGLCAQLDDGSEIPVDQVLVATGRRPNVEGLGLDRVGIATDAAGAIPVDAYSQTQVPSIYAVGDVTNRANLTPVAIREGHAFADTVYGGRPACVDHRLIPTAVFSTPEIGVVGHNEAAARAIYGRIDVYKARFRPMKATLSGREERILMKVLVDCASDRVVGVHIFGHDAGEVIQAVGIAVTMGATKADFDRTIAVHPTAAEELVTMRVPEVTKHPVGVG
- a CDS encoding O-antigen ligase family protein, translating into MYAAGGALLAAMPLAMVLANRSSPLVVGLAALAFLAGRWAENASALRGALLRPLRTPLAVAALAFLAWTLISLAWSPFPDASLRVLGEFLPTLLAAYLLACLAPGRIPAFAPRLGAIAIGLAGLVIAVDLASGLALERALGRRVAAFVHNRPALTLDLVAGPLALVLWKGRARGLAAATLALAGLGVLRSISGAAQLGLLAGAAMATLARLLPPRVGLGLAGLGLGLAVALAPVEGDLLARAMPEAAHERLVQSSSRARVAIARSFGAAVAADPWRGAGAGTSARFAETPVARTVPPEMRVLLGVGHAHNSFLQVWAELGLPGAILAALTLLLLLARIAPLPRPDRAAALGLVACAAAIAFVEHNGWAAWWTAGLGAAITWMRAASAAGAPERSERDGPA
- a CDS encoding DUF2059 domain-containing protein, whose amino-acid sequence is MSRRLTAVPGLALSLALGLALLALPHAAAAQPQKAGSAKPAAQPSAPAPGTPAANGPAAATYTPAHLALAREVMLSSGIARSFDSVLPAFADQIRKQAVTRPELSKDLDEVLASLQPEMELQKQRMIDIAARTYASKFSETELKEIATFFRSPAGKHYVEAQPQLLDEMVQEMQDWTQDVSEYVMVRVRAEMGKRGHQLQ
- the rpiA gene encoding ribose-5-phosphate isomerase RpiA, producing the protein MSGPDLRRAAAARALDLVEPGMRLGLGTGSTAAAFVSLLGERVRAGLDIVGVPTSEATRAQAESLGIRLATLDEQSELDLTIDGADEVDDRLRLIKGGGAALLREKIVACASRRMVVIADAAKHVARLGAFPLPIEVNPFGLKATHRAVEAAVAGAGCSGDVRLRAWTDGKPLVTDGGHYILDARLGAIPDPEALSGALWAVPGVVEHGLFLGIADAAILAAARDGQAEVTVLGSLA
- the gph gene encoding phosphoglycolate phosphatase (PGP is an essential enzyme in the glycolate salvage pathway in higher organisms (photorespiration in plants). Phosphoglycolate results from the oxidase activity of RubisCO in the Calvin cycle when concentrations of carbon dioxide are low relative to oxygen. This enzyme is a member of the Haloacid Dehalogenase (HAD) superfamily of aspartate-nucleophile hydrolase enzymes (PF00702).) produces the protein MSTEPTRKPPIAVFDLDGTLAETAGDLIGTLNVLMKREGLAELPLSQARGLIGAGARALIRRGFEVEGRPLSPEDHDRLFDAFIDHYGAHLADTSHLFPGVVEALDALEAAGFQLAVCTNKYEGQSVELLRLLGIGHRFAAICGRDTFPQSKPDPRHLTGTIERAGGDPARAVMVGDSRTDIDTAKAAGIPVVAVTFGYTDRPVAELGPDRVIEHFSELAEAVGALVPAA
- a CDS encoding pyridoxal phosphate-dependent aminotransferase; translation: MIPISRRAAAVQPFLAMDVMAAAAAKARAGSDVVRMEVGQPSAPAPRAVIAAAQTALAAGRVPYTEALGLPSLRARIAQDYAERHGVAVSPERVVITTGSSAGFVLAFMSLFDSGARVAVPQPGYPAYRSILAALDLVPAPMVLRAEDRFAPTAALLRETHARAPVAGALVMSPANPSGTVITAGTLRDLCAAARGLGLPLISDEIYHGLSYGEPTVTALRFDPDAVVINSFSKYHCMTGWRVGWMVVPEALVRPIERLAQNLYISAPYLSQLGALAAFDATEELDAVRDGYARNRAILLDALPGLGLGRVHPADGAFYLYADVSNLTNDASDFCRRMLDEAHVAATPGLDFDPDVGNHHVRFSFAGSETECREAAARLKAWLR
- a CDS encoding DsbA family protein; amino-acid sequence: MPFFRPLPALVLALGLVAVPALGQTATPPAAPFTDAQRAGIEAIVKDYLIKHPEVLQEALAEAEKQQAETQRLAQAAALKESREALINGPHDVVAGNPSGDVTLVEFFDYNCGYCRKALGDLQALIKSDPKLRVVIKDFPVLGPESLEASQVAVAVRQQLKGDKLFEFHQKLLETKGRVNGARAIQVAKDMGVDTAKLQKDMASPEVKAALSENRGLGDRLGLSGTPAFIIGDEVIPGAVGVEPMRKTIADVRQCGHASC
- the accB gene encoding acetyl-CoA carboxylase biotin carboxyl carrier protein; protein product: MPKNDAIDPELVRELANLVTETGLSEIEVEKGDLRIRVARRLEPVSVQVAAPTPLAAVAPPAAAPAASSPLAPAEPARAQPGTVPSPMVGTAYLRPSPDAKAFVDVGSKVEVGDKLLLIEAMKTFNEIVAPRAGTISAIFVEDGQPVEFGEALLVIT